In one window of Synechococcus sp. M16CYN DNA:
- a CDS encoding c-type cytochrome — MDQWYRTNPSSAFEFSPFALNSTPTRDTYRPQIDPKSKRCVVGILFGRTLIVLAIVLMIPAHTNAIGSLRGATLFEQHCSGCHVNGGNIIRRGKTLKMEALERRGIASPKFIAQIARQGIGQMSAYADVLDDGEDQIVAEWIWEQAQNGWIKK; from the coding sequence ATGGACCAGTGGTACAGAACAAATCCTAGTTCGGCGTTCGAATTCAGCCCGTTCGCTTTGAATTCAACCCCAACAAGAGATACTTATAGGCCGCAGATTGACCCCAAATCAAAAAGATGTGTTGTAGGCATCCTATTTGGAAGAACCTTGATTGTGTTAGCAATCGTTCTAATGATACCGGCTCATACCAATGCTATTGGGTCGTTACGGGGAGCTACATTGTTTGAGCAACACTGTTCTGGTTGCCACGTCAATGGAGGTAACATCATTCGTCGTGGCAAAACTCTAAAAATGGAAGCGTTGGAACGTCGAGGTATTGCATCACCCAAGTTCATCGCACAAATCGCTCGACAAGGCATTGGCCAGATGAGTGCTTATGCCGATGTGCTTGATGACGGCGAAGATCAAATAGTTGCCGAGTGGATTTGGGAACAGGCTCAGAACGGTTGGATTAAGAAATAA
- a CDS encoding phosphate-starvation-inducible PsiE family protein, protein MRPFQTLRRGVKRPFLSWVDAGERVVARILALITGVVIASALLKLVLYLGSKLLTGSEATWLGDHLIKVLGDLLTVLIALEVLENITSYLRRHVVQIELVLVTALTAVARKVIVLPSGAENKPQLLIGLGIAVVSISAAYWLVKSANIMPAKVFPDQDQSSPPRKANAGESGEGLRN, encoded by the coding sequence TTGAGACCATTTCAAACGCTCCGCCGCGGGGTTAAACGACCTTTCCTGAGCTGGGTTGATGCCGGCGAACGTGTTGTTGCTCGAATACTGGCGTTGATCACTGGAGTGGTGATAGCTTCCGCTCTGTTGAAGTTGGTTCTTTACCTGGGATCCAAGTTGCTAACCGGTTCGGAAGCCACTTGGTTGGGTGACCATCTAATCAAAGTGCTTGGTGATCTGCTCACTGTGCTGATCGCTCTTGAAGTTCTTGAAAACATTACGAGTTATCTCCGACGTCACGTTGTGCAAATCGAGCTTGTACTAGTAACAGCACTTACTGCAGTTGCACGAAAAGTAATTGTATTGCCTTCAGGAGCCGAAAACAAACCACAGCTGCTTATTGGGCTTGGGATTGCTGTCGTGTCAATTTCTGCTGCGTATTGGTTAGTCAAGAGTGCTAATATAATGCCGGCTAAAGTATTCCCAGACCAGGATCAGTCCTCTCCACCTCGCAAAGCTAATGCGGGTGAATCAGGAGAAGGTCTCCGTAACTGA